One segment of Vibrio orientalis CIP 102891 = ATCC 33934 DNA contains the following:
- a CDS encoding AmpG family muropeptide MFS transporter — MSSDSPSMSWLETIRSYMDKRLMWVFMLGCSSGFPWVLIGSNMSGWLKDAGLTRAAIGYFGSVFAVYAINFLWAPLVDRVKLPVLHSLLGQRRSWIFLCQSLVLVSTLFIAGVDPSKNLMFTSMLALGIAIASATQDIAIDAYRIDTFPKSQSSKLPQASAMAVIGWWTGYSLPGYVAFINADTIGWNGVYYGMAFIVGILMIFTLLVGEPKTNREALQHQAEARHNKVVHSKVVAWFSVTVIEPFLDFFKRNGVQVAITLLLFVFLFKIGEAFLGRMSITFYKEVGFSNEQIGYYSKLIGWGATIFFTLVGSMFNVKFGIVRGLMIGGIAMAASNLMFAWIAKVGPSEHLFLATILVDNFTTAFSTVAFVSFLTILTGQAFSATQYALLASLGNFGRTTLASFSGELADYLNDWSLFFVITALMVIPSLIMLYSLRHYFTDLLDKARRRDESAEAEHEEATSK; from the coding sequence ATGTCTTCTGACTCTCCTTCCATGTCTTGGCTAGAGACTATCCGTAGTTATATGGATAAACGCCTTATGTGGGTCTTTATGCTGGGTTGTTCGAGCGGTTTCCCGTGGGTACTGATCGGTTCAAACATGTCCGGGTGGCTTAAAGACGCAGGACTAACACGTGCTGCAATTGGTTACTTTGGTAGTGTCTTCGCGGTTTACGCGATTAACTTTTTGTGGGCGCCACTGGTTGACCGTGTCAAACTGCCAGTGCTGCATAGCTTATTAGGCCAACGCCGTAGTTGGATTTTCCTATGCCAATCTTTAGTGTTGGTCAGCACGCTGTTTATTGCCGGTGTTGATCCATCCAAGAATCTAATGTTCACCTCAATGTTAGCGCTTGGGATTGCAATCGCGTCTGCAACTCAAGACATCGCCATTGATGCATACCGTATCGATACTTTCCCAAAATCACAATCATCTAAGCTGCCTCAAGCTTCTGCTATGGCCGTGATTGGTTGGTGGACAGGCTATTCACTTCCTGGCTATGTAGCTTTCATCAACGCAGATACCATCGGCTGGAATGGGGTCTACTATGGCATGGCGTTTATTGTCGGCATTTTGATGATCTTTACTTTATTAGTCGGCGAGCCAAAAACCAACCGCGAAGCTCTGCAACACCAAGCGGAAGCCCGCCACAACAAAGTTGTCCATTCAAAAGTGGTTGCCTGGTTCAGTGTAACCGTAATCGAGCCTTTCTTAGACTTCTTCAAGCGTAATGGTGTGCAAGTTGCCATTACACTATTACTGTTTGTGTTCCTATTTAAGATTGGTGAGGCCTTCCTCGGCCGTATGTCGATTACCTTCTATAAAGAAGTTGGCTTTAGTAATGAGCAGATCGGCTACTACTCCAAGCTCATCGGTTGGGGAGCAACGATCTTCTTTACCTTAGTCGGCAGCATGTTCAATGTTAAGTTCGGTATTGTTCGCGGCCTGATGATTGGCGGCATTGCAATGGCGGCAAGTAACCTGATGTTTGCGTGGATTGCTAAGGTTGGTCCGAGTGAACACCTATTCTTAGCCACTATCCTTGTCGATAACTTCACCACCGCGTTCTCAACGGTGGCATTTGTGTCGTTCTTGACCATACTCACAGGCCAAGCCTTCTCGGCAACTCAGTATGCCTTGCTCGCCTCACTAGGTAACTTTGGCCGTACTACACTAGCCTCGTTTAGTGGTGAGCTCGCGGATTACCTCAATGATTGGTCGCTGTTCTTTGTGATCACTGCCTTGATGGTTATTCCAAGTTTAATCATGCTTTATTCACTACGTCATTACTTTACCGACCTACTCGATAAGGCAAGAAGACGAGATGAGTCTGCCGAAGCTGAACACGAAGAAGCAACCTCAAAATAA
- a CDS encoding ChrR family anti-sigma-E factor, which yields MSYHPDTSILEAYAQGTLDDVTAFTIATHIESCPKCRSEVSKLEDYCGEELMSASTEAVDSFDDMLANILDLEPSDEPFRAIRKPTFIEVNGKSFRLPLSLTRFREQIGEWKSYGGKVYSAPIEISTQARVNLMYISDGVAIPQHTHKGLESTLVLHGSFSDEDGEYQVGDYLLKDASVKHSPFTKQGEDCLCLTVLTEPMLFTQGVARIFNLFGKGMYP from the coding sequence ATGAGTTACCATCCAGATACATCTATTTTAGAAGCGTATGCTCAAGGTACATTAGACGATGTGACTGCGTTTACCATTGCAACACACATTGAGAGCTGTCCTAAGTGCCGCTCTGAGGTTAGCAAGCTTGAAGATTACTGTGGAGAAGAACTGATGAGTGCTTCGACAGAGGCCGTCGACAGCTTTGATGACATGTTAGCAAATATCCTAGATTTAGAACCTAGTGATGAGCCTTTCAGAGCAATCCGTAAGCCAACCTTTATTGAAGTAAACGGTAAGTCGTTTAGGTTGCCATTGTCACTCACTCGCTTTAGAGAGCAGATCGGCGAGTGGAAAAGTTATGGTGGTAAGGTATACAGTGCGCCTATTGAGATATCTACCCAAGCCAGAGTCAATCTGATGTATATTTCTGATGGCGTGGCAATCCCACAGCACACCCATAAGGGGCTCGAATCGACACTTGTTTTACACGGTAGTTTCAGTGATGAAGATGGTGAGTATCAAGTTGGTGATTACTTACTTAAAGATGCCTCTGTGAAGCACTCTCCCTTTACTAAGCAAGGTGAAGACTGCTTATGTTTGACCGTGCTGACCGAACCGATGCTCTTTACTCAAGGTGTGGCGAGGATATTTAACCTATTTGGTAAGGGCATGTATCCATAA
- a CDS encoding sigma-70 family RNA polymerase sigma factor, with translation MENLDTQAFSKEEWHSYMEKVKQRDKASFAVIFSHFSPRLKQFAFRHMGNEQVAMEIVQEALSIVWQKSVLFDPTKSSLSTWIYTIARNLCFDTLRKQKGRDCHLHSEDLWPNDYCPPDLVEHYSPETDRLKQQVIKYLDILPAAQREVVKAVYLEELPHQQVADMFDIPLGTVKSRLRLAVEKLRDTIGEDKL, from the coding sequence ATGGAAAATTTAGATACCCAGGCTTTTTCAAAAGAAGAATGGCATTCATACATGGAGAAAGTGAAGCAAAGAGACAAAGCGTCGTTTGCTGTCATTTTTAGCCACTTTTCTCCTCGACTTAAGCAGTTTGCTTTTCGTCATATGGGTAATGAGCAAGTCGCGATGGAAATTGTCCAAGAGGCACTCTCGATTGTTTGGCAAAAGAGTGTCTTGTTTGATCCAACAAAAAGCTCTCTGTCGACTTGGATTTATACGATCGCGCGTAATTTATGCTTCGACACTTTACGTAAGCAGAAAGGGCGCGACTGCCATCTTCACTCTGAAGACCTTTGGCCTAATGATTACTGCCCACCAGATTTGGTAGAGCACTACTCTCCCGAAACGGATAGGCTTAAACAGCAGGTGATTAAGTACTTAGATATCTTGCCTGCGGCGCAAAGGGAAGTTGTCAAAGCAGTCTATCTCGAAGAACTCCCACATCAACAAGTTGCGGATATGTTCGATATACCCTTGGGGACAGTTAAGTCTCGTTTACGCCTAGCTGTTGAAAAATTACGCGATACGATAGGGGAGGATAAATTATGA
- a CDS encoding LON peptidase substrate-binding domain-containing protein, which translates to MSEVMLFPLSSVVLPEGKMRLRIFEPRYKRLVSQAMQGEGTFGICLFDSEKKGEELSVVGTLAKIIDFELLEDGLLGISITGLSKFKICSVRVEHDGLRFARIETLPSWNAEELDVNDVPITRELVRVYQQFPDLGDLYEQRFFDDASWVSQRWLELLPVSNRQFDELTLQTNCRAALSYIKKSLER; encoded by the coding sequence ATGTCTGAAGTTATGCTTTTCCCTCTGAGTTCAGTTGTGCTGCCGGAAGGAAAAATGCGATTAAGAATTTTTGAACCGAGATACAAGCGGCTAGTTTCCCAAGCAATGCAAGGTGAAGGAACTTTCGGTATTTGCCTTTTTGACAGTGAGAAGAAAGGTGAGGAATTATCGGTTGTTGGTACTTTAGCTAAGATTATTGATTTTGAGCTTCTTGAAGATGGTCTACTTGGTATTTCAATTACAGGATTAAGCAAATTTAAGATTTGCAGCGTTCGGGTAGAGCATGACGGCTTAAGGTTTGCTCGGATAGAAACGCTCCCCAGTTGGAATGCCGAAGAGCTTGATGTAAATGATGTGCCGATAACTAGAGAGCTGGTGAGGGTTTACCAACAGTTTCCAGATCTAGGTGACCTTTACGAACAAAGGTTTTTTGATGATGCGAGTTGGGTCAGTCAGCGTTGGTTGGAGTTATTGCCAGTCAGTAATCGGCAGTTTGATGAGCTTACGTTACAAACTAATTGTCGTGCTGCGTTAAGCTATATTAAAAAGAGCTTAGAAAGATAG
- a CDS encoding outer membrane protein OmpK, whose translation MRKSLLALGVVAAMSAPAMAADYSDGDIHKNDYKWMQFNLMGAFDEKGAGPESSHDYLEMEFGGRSGIFDLYGYVDVFNLTSDQDSDKDGAEKIFMKFAPRMSLDALTGKDLSFGPVQELYVATLMEWGGNSGVNTQKIGLGSDVMLPWFGKVGLNFYGTYDSNSKDWNGYQISTNWFKPFYFFENGSFISYQGYIDYQFGMEDKAQYQSSHGGAMFNGIYWHSDRFAVGYGLKLYNNVYGFEDGEALPWAPVADSSGVGHYLAVTYKF comes from the coding sequence ATGCGTAAATCACTTTTAGCTCTTGGTGTTGTAGCTGCAATGTCTGCACCTGCGATGGCTGCTGATTATTCAGACGGCGATATCCACAAGAACGACTACAAATGGATGCAATTTAACCTAATGGGTGCATTCGATGAGAAAGGTGCTGGTCCAGAATCTTCTCACGACTACCTAGAAATGGAATTCGGCGGTCGTTCGGGCATCTTTGATCTGTACGGTTATGTTGATGTATTCAACCTAACTAGTGATCAAGACAGCGATAAAGATGGTGCTGAAAAGATCTTTATGAAGTTTGCACCTCGTATGTCTCTTGACGCTTTAACTGGTAAAGATCTTTCTTTCGGTCCAGTTCAAGAGCTTTACGTAGCGACTCTTATGGAGTGGGGTGGTAACTCTGGTGTAAACACTCAGAAAATCGGTCTTGGTTCTGACGTAATGCTACCTTGGTTTGGTAAAGTTGGCCTTAACTTCTACGGTACATACGATTCAAACTCTAAAGATTGGAACGGTTACCAAATCTCGACTAACTGGTTTAAGCCATTCTACTTCTTCGAGAACGGTTCATTCATTTCTTACCAAGGTTACATTGATTACCAATTCGGTATGGAAGACAAAGCTCAGTACCAATCTAGCCACGGTGGTGCCATGTTTAACGGTATCTACTGGCACTCAGATCGTTTTGCTGTAGGTTACGGTCTTAAACTATACAACAACGTATACGGTTTTGAAGATGGCGAAGCTCTACCATGGGCTCCAGTTGCTGACTCTTCAGGCGTAGGTCACTACCTAGCAGTAACTTACAAGTTCTAA
- the panE gene encoding 2-dehydropantoate 2-reductase, whose product MNIAVLGPGAIGSLWASRLHSAGHTVSLWSRQTPPTLSIQLDQRQPTHFINNSIEALAQADLILVTLKAPNVEMSLAKLKSQIHNDTMIVLMHNGMGTAEKVNLLLPNNPLILATTTHGALRETTNQVRHTGLGKTELGGYNKAGKRCEFLAEVFQHALPQVVWNPTILDALWNKLAINCAINPLTAIHKITNGELAQERYAEPLHSIINEVALVMQAEGIKTDSEVLSQSVAQVIQATAKNLSSMQQDIVHQRQSEIDFITGYLIEKAQHHNIATPVNRSLYDAVKNIEQGWN is encoded by the coding sequence ATGAATATTGCTGTACTCGGCCCGGGCGCAATCGGCTCGCTGTGGGCATCTCGCTTACATAGTGCTGGGCATACCGTTTCGTTATGGTCTCGGCAAACACCCCCTACCCTGTCAATTCAATTGGATCAACGCCAGCCTACGCACTTTATTAATAATTCTATTGAAGCGCTTGCTCAGGCAGATCTTATTCTTGTTACATTGAAAGCTCCGAATGTCGAAATGAGCTTAGCAAAGCTAAAGTCACAGATTCACAACGATACAATGATAGTGCTGATGCACAATGGCATGGGAACAGCAGAAAAAGTAAATCTCTTACTACCAAACAACCCTCTTATACTCGCGACAACCACTCATGGCGCTCTAAGAGAAACCACTAATCAGGTTCGACACACTGGATTGGGGAAAACTGAACTTGGCGGCTATAACAAAGCTGGTAAGCGTTGTGAATTCTTAGCTGAAGTGTTCCAACACGCTCTTCCTCAAGTCGTCTGGAACCCGACAATTCTTGATGCGCTTTGGAATAAGCTTGCGATTAATTGTGCCATTAACCCGCTTACTGCTATCCATAAAATAACCAATGGTGAATTGGCACAAGAGCGATATGCAGAGCCCCTACACTCGATCATCAATGAAGTCGCCTTAGTAATGCAGGCTGAAGGGATCAAGACCGATTCAGAAGTGTTGAGTCAATCCGTTGCTCAAGTCATTCAAGCAACAGCGAAAAACTTATCTTCTATGCAGCAAGATATTGTCCACCAGCGACAAAGCGAGATAGACTTTATTACTGGCTATCTGATTGAAAAAGCCCAGCACCACAATATAGCGACTCCGGTAAACCGTTCGCTGTATGACGCCGTTAAAAACATCGAACAAGGTTGGAATTAA
- a CDS encoding DJ-1 family glyoxalase III → MTKKVLVPIAPGSEEMEAITIIDMMVRAGYETVVASADFDGQLTMKASRGVTLTADCKLVDIADDEFDAVILPGGVEGAETFRDSTVLVEIVRQQMYEGKLVAAICAAPALVLAHHGLYSDALMTCHPSFESHINPKKWRVKRVTYDVNHNLLTSQGPGTALEFAMEIIINLSGKAHAWTIAEPMVTIPTLQYHKLGDE, encoded by the coding sequence ATGACAAAAAAAGTCCTCGTCCCTATCGCTCCTGGCAGCGAAGAAATGGAAGCAATTACTATCATTGATATGATGGTTAGGGCTGGATACGAAACCGTGGTTGCCAGTGCCGACTTCGATGGTCAACTAACGATGAAAGCCTCTCGCGGCGTGACACTAACGGCGGACTGCAAATTGGTCGATATCGCTGACGATGAGTTCGATGCGGTTATCTTGCCAGGTGGCGTTGAAGGGGCAGAAACGTTCCGCGACAGTACGGTTTTGGTCGAAATTGTCCGCCAGCAAATGTACGAAGGTAAGTTGGTTGCTGCGATTTGTGCCGCACCTGCGCTCGTTCTTGCTCATCACGGTCTATATAGTGACGCGTTAATGACCTGTCACCCAAGTTTCGAAAGTCACATCAATCCGAAAAAATGGCGTGTTAAACGTGTCACTTATGATGTAAACCACAATCTATTGACCAGTCAGGGGCCTGGGACCGCACTAGAGTTTGCTATGGAGATCATCATCAATCTATCCGGTAAAGCACATGCTTGGACTATTGCCGAACCCATGGTGACGATACCGACACTGCAATACCATAAACTGGGTGACGAATAA
- the csdA gene encoding cysteine desulfurase CsdA — translation MFDVQAVAAQFPALLQQINDQRLVYLDSAATTQKPRCVIDAITDYYSHQNANVHRGSHSLTAKATSQFESARQTVADFLGASTSKEIVWTRGATEALNLIAQTYARNTLKPGDEILISEMEHHANIVPWQIVAEQTGAKVVKVPMTDECSFDIAAFKSLLSAQTKIVALAHITNVTGTRQPIEQVIELSHQMGAIVVVDGAQGIVHERVNLASLNADFYVFSGHKLYAPAGIGVLYGKLKLLEAMPPWHGGGKMVEKVSFEGTTYSELPGKFEAGTPNVAGAIALETAINWYQSFDQQAVEAHIHQLVSTAYTRLSALEDIEVFGYQPGASVLSFVMDGVHHQDMATLLDQQGIAVRAGHHCAHPLMDALGVKGTVRASFAIYNTMEDVERFIAAVEKAVDML, via the coding sequence ATGTTTGACGTGCAAGCCGTCGCTGCGCAGTTTCCGGCCTTACTTCAGCAAATTAATGACCAACGACTGGTCTATTTAGACAGTGCAGCGACCACTCAGAAACCTCGCTGCGTGATCGATGCGATTACCGACTATTACAGTCACCAAAATGCCAATGTACACCGTGGTAGCCATAGCCTAACCGCTAAAGCCACAAGCCAATTTGAATCAGCTCGTCAAACCGTAGCTGACTTTTTAGGCGCTTCAACGAGCAAAGAAATCGTCTGGACTCGTGGTGCAACGGAAGCTTTAAACTTAATCGCTCAGACTTACGCACGAAATACGCTTAAGCCTGGTGATGAAATCTTAATCAGTGAAATGGAACACCACGCCAATATTGTTCCGTGGCAAATTGTTGCTGAGCAAACAGGGGCGAAAGTGGTCAAAGTGCCGATGACGGACGAATGTTCGTTTGATATTGCGGCCTTTAAATCACTCCTTTCTGCTCAAACTAAGATCGTCGCATTAGCTCATATCACTAATGTCACTGGTACTCGCCAACCTATCGAACAGGTCATAGAACTGTCCCATCAGATGGGTGCGATTGTTGTCGTAGACGGCGCTCAAGGGATCGTCCACGAACGAGTGAACCTTGCTTCACTCAATGCTGATTTTTACGTTTTTTCTGGCCATAAGCTGTATGCCCCTGCCGGTATTGGAGTCCTTTACGGCAAACTAAAACTGCTTGAAGCTATGCCTCCATGGCACGGCGGCGGCAAGATGGTCGAAAAGGTCTCATTCGAAGGGACGACCTACAGTGAACTGCCTGGTAAGTTCGAAGCAGGCACACCAAATGTTGCCGGTGCCATTGCCTTAGAGACTGCTATCAACTGGTATCAGAGCTTTGACCAACAGGCAGTTGAAGCGCATATCCACCAGCTAGTGAGCACCGCTTATACTCGCCTGAGCGCACTTGAAGATATTGAAGTTTTTGGCTACCAACCGGGCGCAAGTGTGCTTTCATTTGTGATGGATGGCGTTCACCATCAAGACATGGCGACACTACTTGATCAGCAAGGAATTGCTGTTCGCGCAGGCCATCACTGTGCGCACCCTCTAATGGATGCACTCGGCGTAAAAGGCACCGTTAGAGCGTCATTTGCCATCTACAACACGATGGAAGATGTCGAGCGCTTTATTGCTGCGGTAGAAAAAGCCGTGGATATGCTTTAG
- the radA gene encoding DNA repair protein RadA, with product MAKAKRAYVCNDCGADFPRWQGQCNACGAWNTISEVRLAASPAAARNERLTGYAGNSGETLVQALSEIDLQEVPRFTTGYKEFDRVLGGGVVPGAAILIGGNPGAGKSTLLLQTMCYLASQMPTLYVTGEESLQQVAMRASRLGLPKENLKMLSETNVDRICQIAEKEQPKIMVIDSIQVMHVADVQSSPGSVAQVRESATALTRYAKQNNVSVFIVGHVTKDGTLAGPKVLEHIIDCSVLLDGGTDNRFRTMRSHKNRFGAVNELGVFAMTGQGLKEVSNPSAIFLSRGEEETSGSSVMVVWEGTRPLLVEIQALVDYSQLANPRRVAVGLEQNRLSLLLAVLHKHGGLQMADQDVFVNVVGGVKVTETSADLALVMALLSSFRDRALPKDVVVFGEVGLAGEIRPVPSGQERLNEAFKHGFKKAIVPAANMPKGGIPGMQIHGVKKLSEAIEAFDEL from the coding sequence ATGGCAAAAGCGAAAAGAGCATACGTATGTAATGACTGCGGTGCTGACTTTCCACGTTGGCAGGGGCAGTGCAATGCTTGTGGTGCGTGGAATACAATTAGCGAGGTTAGACTAGCGGCGTCCCCAGCAGCAGCGAGAAATGAGCGTTTAACGGGGTATGCGGGTAACTCGGGGGAAACTTTGGTTCAGGCTCTGTCTGAGATTGACCTGCAAGAAGTACCACGCTTTACCACCGGCTATAAAGAATTTGACCGTGTATTAGGTGGCGGTGTTGTACCCGGTGCAGCGATTTTAATTGGTGGTAATCCAGGTGCTGGTAAGTCGACATTGCTACTGCAGACGATGTGTTACCTTGCATCTCAAATGCCAACGCTCTACGTAACGGGTGAGGAATCTCTTCAGCAGGTTGCGATGCGCGCATCTCGATTAGGCTTGCCGAAAGAGAACTTGAAAATGCTTTCCGAAACCAACGTTGATCGCATCTGCCAAATTGCAGAAAAAGAGCAGCCGAAGATCATGGTCATTGACTCAATACAGGTTATGCATGTCGCTGACGTACAATCTTCACCGGGCAGTGTGGCGCAAGTTCGTGAATCGGCAACGGCGTTAACCCGTTACGCTAAGCAAAACAATGTCTCAGTGTTTATCGTTGGCCACGTTACCAAAGATGGCACCTTAGCGGGACCAAAGGTACTAGAGCACATTATTGACTGCTCTGTGTTGCTTGACGGTGGTACTGACAACCGATTTAGAACCATGCGTAGCCATAAGAACCGTTTCGGTGCGGTGAATGAGCTAGGTGTGTTTGCGATGACAGGTCAAGGGCTTAAAGAAGTCAGTAATCCATCGGCGATTTTCTTATCTCGCGGTGAAGAGGAAACATCCGGCAGCTCAGTTATGGTGGTATGGGAAGGTACTCGCCCGCTGCTGGTTGAGATTCAGGCGCTTGTCGACTATTCACAACTGGCAAACCCACGTCGTGTTGCTGTTGGCCTTGAGCAAAACCGTCTTTCATTATTACTTGCGGTATTACATAAACATGGTGGTCTACAAATGGCCGACCAAGATGTATTCGTTAACGTGGTTGGTGGCGTGAAAGTTACCGAAACCAGTGCTGACCTTGCTTTGGTTATGGCGCTGCTTTCAAGCTTCCGCGATCGCGCATTACCAAAAGATGTAGTGGTGTTTGGTGAGGTTGGCCTAGCGGGGGAGATTCGTCCAGTCCCTAGCGGCCAAGAGCGCCTTAATGAAGCGTTCAAGCATGGCTTTAAGAAAGCGATTGTACCTGCTGCAAACATGCCTAAAGGCGGCATTCCGGGAATGCAAATTCATGGTGTTAAGAAGCTTTCAGAGGCTATTGAAGCATTTGATGAGCTGTAG
- a CDS encoding PilZ domain-containing protein encodes MQQPEILSLAERLIPAYHAQDFEHLLNQMTEGEPPSTKILVKMELNRVMAPCTKPIDLRGRVKGECRSYDLDGLKHWLDDVAFNAYHKNTRKFGGYTEGVWEALINTHNNFRVMQKQGKPIGTEVAENPNGLDVEPITLGYDLKRKENRLKISSQVEIKLASNQIVNALTVDLSPSGAKFKAPSAFDYKLGEVVDIRLVELMKSVEIEGIDQPIPYRIVGIDESYENDAVKFLRLLKLDTSNLIEKIIEHLLQNDAQKARHDNQDKIIRARARGFEHTYLKHTCNLPVFFSGNELKLVLMTENNRPIWQYWHDERNQQTLSSLFHQQRMSQLTTEGVKGSSNVIYAFTHQHKDKNLFFSMMMPEASRELRQLFWHIGAKKESWKAFRLSVFELSPDERKELSQHYSELDLEAETLSHCGILQEISDDNSRHDYLLTDKPRLAASELNPFRHLRNPTTNPACIYFDAQSRRREPRYQFKSPLVLTDVNGVAVEGTTIDISKHGVNIALTAPSTLKAGEPCFLNFKEFQLYDKDLPLSEVPYHVIRISPSAKQLQLAIQESSQITRTITFFGRLIEHNQGKLVAKKELLPSNELLESLHDILLDKMVSSPLYIEKRGKSLRPKAIGVNYPLSSYLAILAKLGDGANFSLAPIYKGHTNTLLAQPMKRIEGAEPQYHELYLSASKFGTRIQSVDAKLTSEFESVKERINYIKRAQMMGEFYAIRICGAPVFNPITALVRKDLDELTQISMHQARSLEKEINNIVGYGELTDITEEVLIRLELTN; translated from the coding sequence ATGCAGCAGCCAGAAATACTCTCATTAGCAGAGCGATTAATACCAGCATACCATGCACAGGATTTCGAGCACCTTCTTAACCAAATGACAGAGGGTGAGCCCCCTTCGACTAAAATTTTAGTTAAGATGGAACTCAATCGTGTAATGGCACCTTGCACCAAACCAATCGATCTACGTGGGCGAGTAAAAGGAGAGTGTCGTTCTTATGACCTTGATGGCTTAAAACACTGGCTGGACGACGTTGCATTTAACGCCTATCACAAAAATACTCGTAAGTTTGGCGGCTATACCGAAGGAGTATGGGAAGCCCTGATCAACACCCATAACAACTTTCGAGTCATGCAAAAGCAAGGGAAACCGATTGGCACTGAAGTTGCCGAAAACCCCAATGGCTTAGATGTAGAGCCGATTACATTAGGCTACGATCTTAAGCGTAAAGAAAATCGACTCAAAATCTCGTCACAAGTTGAAATCAAACTGGCTAGCAACCAAATTGTGAATGCGCTGACTGTTGATCTCTCTCCTTCAGGTGCCAAGTTTAAAGCCCCCTCAGCCTTTGACTATAAGTTAGGTGAAGTCGTTGACATTAGACTCGTTGAGCTAATGAAGTCGGTTGAAATTGAAGGAATCGATCAACCGATCCCCTATCGTATTGTTGGTATTGACGAGTCGTATGAGAATGATGCTGTAAAGTTTTTACGCCTACTTAAACTCGACACTTCTAACCTTATTGAAAAAATCATCGAGCACCTATTACAAAATGATGCTCAGAAGGCGCGTCACGACAATCAAGATAAGATCATACGTGCGCGTGCGCGTGGCTTTGAACATACCTACTTAAAACATACCTGTAATTTACCGGTATTTTTTAGCGGCAATGAGCTAAAGTTGGTTCTTATGACGGAAAATAACCGTCCTATCTGGCAATACTGGCACGATGAACGTAACCAACAAACCCTCAGCAGCTTGTTTCATCAACAACGCATGTCTCAGCTAACGACTGAAGGCGTCAAGGGTAGCAGCAACGTAATTTATGCCTTCACTCACCAGCACAAAGATAAAAATCTATTCTTTTCGATGATGATGCCCGAAGCATCACGCGAACTACGTCAGCTTTTTTGGCATATAGGGGCAAAAAAAGAGAGCTGGAAAGCATTCAGACTGTCTGTATTTGAATTATCCCCAGATGAGCGAAAAGAGTTATCACAACATTACAGTGAATTGGATCTTGAAGCAGAGACGCTAAGCCATTGCGGTATCTTACAAGAAATCTCTGACGACAATAGTCGCCATGATTACTTACTCACCGATAAGCCACGTCTCGCGGCAAGTGAACTGAATCCATTCCGCCACCTGCGTAATCCAACGACCAACCCCGCATGCATTTACTTTGATGCGCAATCTCGGCGTCGAGAGCCGAGATACCAGTTTAAATCGCCTTTAGTACTAACCGACGTGAATGGCGTCGCCGTTGAAGGCACCACCATTGATATCTCTAAGCATGGCGTCAATATTGCTCTTACAGCCCCGAGTACACTGAAAGCGGGAGAGCCCTGCTTCCTCAATTTCAAAGAGTTTCAGCTTTATGACAAAGACCTTCCATTAAGTGAAGTGCCTTATCACGTCATTCGTATTAGCCCCAGTGCTAAACAGCTTCAGCTTGCTATTCAAGAGTCGAGCCAAATCACCCGCACTATCACTTTCTTTGGGCGTCTGATCGAACACAACCAAGGCAAGCTGGTCGCGAAAAAAGAGCTGTTACCAAGTAATGAACTGCTTGAAAGCCTGCATGATATTCTGCTGGATAAAATGGTCAGCTCGCCACTTTACATAGAGAAACGCGGCAAAAGTCTACGGCCAAAAGCGATTGGCGTGAATTATCCACTCAGCTCATATCTCGCTATTTTGGCTAAGCTTGGTGATGGTGCGAACTTCTCATTAGCCCCTATCTACAAAGGCCATACCAATACGCTGCTGGCTCAGCCAATGAAGAGAATTGAAGGAGCTGAGCCTCAGTATCATGAGCTATATCTCAGTGCGAGTAAGTTCGGAACCCGGATTCAGTCGGTAGATGCAAAGCTCACTAGCGAATTTGAGAGCGTCAAAGAGCGCATCAATTACATCAAGCGAGCACAAATGATGGGGGAGTTTTATGCCATTAGAATCTGTGGTGCACCCGTTTTCAACCCAATAACTGCGTTGGTTCGAAAAGATCTCGATGAATTAACACAGATCAGTATGCATCAAGCTCGGAGCCTAGAAAAAGAGATCAACAATATTGTCGGCTACGGTGAACTCACTGATATCACAGAAGAAGTTCTGATTCGACTAGAGCTAACAAACTAG